A genome region from Candidatus Melainabacteria bacterium includes the following:
- a CDS encoding tyrosine recombinase, which produces MEPSVVPPRSMPHYSRAVLSRAPHPEPLSLSDALQDYLSHIELERGLSANTVAAYRSDLTAFIKALNGNNNPTRHDIARYLSSQKAAGQSAATTTRILASLRGWFVWQRHVGMRQNDPCEGFQSPQKAKHLPQVLTPDEVARMLAVAEKSRDRLIIELLYGAGLRVSELVKLDLKDVNLSQGYIRCLGKGSKERIVPFGKLAMEALKEYLAEAKKFPPTTRSASLNAKAVPLLIDLKGNRLSRLVVWQTIKRLAYRAKIQKNLSPHSLRHSFATHLLEGGADLRSVQELLGHSSVVTTQLYTHLSRNHLRRAYQNAQTSFGAQFVPPAGELSPVSSAAMTKN; this is translated from the coding sequence ATGGAACCTTCGGTCGTGCCACCACGCTCGATGCCGCATTATTCCAGGGCTGTGTTGTCACGTGCACCACATCCGGAACCACTTTCATTATCTGACGCTCTCCAGGACTACTTGAGCCACATCGAGTTGGAGCGTGGACTATCCGCGAACACAGTGGCGGCATATCGATCGGACCTGACTGCGTTTATCAAAGCGTTGAACGGCAACAACAATCCGACCCGCCATGACATTGCCCGATATTTGAGCAGCCAAAAAGCAGCTGGGCAAAGCGCGGCCACAACAACGCGAATTCTTGCCAGCCTGCGCGGTTGGTTTGTCTGGCAGCGCCATGTCGGCATGCGGCAAAATGACCCGTGCGAAGGATTCCAGAGCCCTCAAAAAGCCAAACATCTGCCTCAAGTTCTGACACCAGATGAGGTGGCGCGAATGCTTGCGGTGGCAGAAAAATCTCGCGATCGTCTGATCATCGAATTGCTGTACGGCGCCGGTCTACGCGTCAGCGAACTCGTAAAACTGGATCTAAAAGATGTGAACCTGAGCCAGGGATACATACGTTGCCTGGGCAAAGGCTCCAAAGAAAGAATCGTCCCTTTCGGCAAGCTTGCCATGGAAGCGCTGAAAGAGTACCTGGCCGAAGCAAAGAAGTTTCCCCCCACCACCAGATCCGCATCACTGAACGCGAAAGCAGTGCCGCTTTTGATTGACCTGAAAGGCAATCGGCTTTCCCGACTGGTTGTCTGGCAGACAATCAAGCGGCTTGCTTATCGCGCTAAGATTCAAAAGAATCTGTCGCCCCACAGCCTCAGACACAGCTTCGCTACCCACCTTCTGGAAGGTGGAGCGGACCTTCGTTCCGTACAAGAACTGCTCGGACACTCATCGGTTGTAACCACCCAGCTTTACACGCACCTGAGCAGGAATCATCTGCGTCGGGCTTACCAAAACGCTCAAACATCGTTCGGAGCGCAGTTCGTGCCCCCAGCGGGTGAACTGTCGCCAGTGTCGTCAGCAGCGATGACGAAAAATTAA
- a CDS encoding MerR family transcriptional regulator, which produces MSRTPKVEGTKIAQAAKDLNVTSVTIRRYLTEFNIETISDENGIKVLPDQAMEELKEIRKLKEDGLTNPKVLEILEELRAKPKKKAEPKSRAKAAVKKTETTKASKEKESAKAAVVEEEEEEEEAPKVRKTARRVTKVEPEAEVEPTTPEAPAEESEGESEAAADGEELGDGRSKHSLTCQTCGKVFEHMNPRLRDCLDCYRAKRKERRRGGSDRHKNVIQHPLAQQAASKGTAAQAGNGELEAVPQIREERAPRERGERGERGERGERGDRGERGEREPREHRERIEARAPRESREFAPQQQNAQPRIAAPTVAPAAVQRTSVRNYRKAIEETRTITGSLKRRLERPDLPEGERRWLEQIYAYQLILHQGWRHLADYKAATQQQGLGKSPAPATED; this is translated from the coding sequence ATGAGCCGAACACCAAAGGTAGAGGGCACGAAGATTGCCCAAGCCGCTAAGGACTTGAATGTCACTAGCGTTACGATTCGCCGATATCTAACCGAATTCAACATCGAAACGATATCAGATGAAAATGGCATCAAAGTTCTTCCGGACCAGGCCATGGAAGAGCTGAAAGAAATTCGCAAGTTGAAAGAGGACGGACTCACCAATCCGAAAGTATTGGAGATCCTCGAGGAACTTCGCGCTAAGCCCAAGAAAAAAGCGGAGCCAAAATCACGAGCCAAAGCTGCCGTGAAGAAGACTGAAACAACTAAGGCAAGCAAAGAGAAGGAATCAGCCAAAGCTGCTGTTGTAGAAGAGGAAGAGGAAGAAGAAGAGGCTCCTAAAGTGCGCAAGACCGCACGTCGGGTCACGAAAGTGGAACCGGAAGCCGAAGTCGAGCCAACCACTCCTGAAGCACCAGCCGAAGAATCTGAAGGTGAAAGCGAAGCTGCCGCTGACGGCGAAGAACTTGGCGATGGACGCAGCAAGCATTCATTGACTTGTCAGACCTGCGGCAAAGTTTTCGAGCACATGAACCCACGCTTGCGCGACTGCCTCGACTGCTATAGAGCAAAGAGAAAAGAACGCAGACGCGGCGGTTCAGACCGACACAAAAACGTCATCCAGCATCCGCTCGCCCAACAAGCTGCCAGCAAAGGCACAGCCGCCCAGGCTGGAAACGGCGAATTGGAAGCCGTTCCGCAGATTCGCGAAGAGCGTGCACCACGTGAACGTGGTGAACGTGGTGAGCGCGGCGAACGGGGAGAACGCGGAGACAGAGGAGAGCGCGGAGAACGTGAACCTAGAGAACACCGCGAACGCATTGAAGCCCGTGCACCGAGAGAAAGTCGCGAGTTTGCTCCGCAGCAACAAAATGCTCAGCCCCGAATTGCTGCTCCGACCGTGGCACCGGCAGCGGTGCAACGAACTTCGGTACGCAACTACCGCAAAGCAATTGAAGAGACCAGGACCATTACAGGCAGCCTGAAGCGCCGACTGGAGCGTCCAGACTTGCCGGAAGGCGAACGTCGCTGGTTGGAGCAAATCTATGCATATCAATTGATCTTGCATCAGGGTTGGCGTCACCTTGCTGACTACAAAGCAGCCACACAGCAACAGGGACTGGGCAAATCACCCGCCCCAGCAACAGAAGACTAG
- a CDS encoding ABC transporter ATP-binding protein — translation MTASSSTGEVSSPVSENKPLPPLKNWFKQFSEALQVMAGTPRILRLVWQSHRQFTAILISANIVLGLAPMAEIWSIKLIIDGVAQCIKTGNFSGTEQANLVGLLVVLALIRLVSSSMEPTVRLVQEQLGDHLVRDINLLILRKANSLVDISVFENSTFHDKLTRAQNEASYRPLAILSNVTAISRSFISLTSMICVLASFQPWLAAAVIALAMPNLIAQIKMQHESWAIQNFEIPEVRKMRYFAEVLTRVETASEIRLFNLGDLFIKKYLDKFAEFQKAHAKLRANHWIRNFILANIAAVGLVASYSYVVFSALRNVISLGSLSMYLTATTQIEYQLEIIIWSIAHLYQGNLFAKNMFDFLEVSSPVVLPATGAAKLVPKKFEHGIRFENVSFHYPDSEREVFENLSFELKAGQSIALVGENGAGKTTIVKLLSRLYEPVSGRILVDGVDLKEYDLTSWRANLSVIFQNYVRFHLTARENIGVGNVDFLDDMERIVAAAERASAVSLIEKFSDKYETMLGKWFSADKGTELSGGEWQKIALSRAFMRAGEGEAQLLILDEPTSALDAQAEYDIYLRFSELTRGKTTLLISHRFSTVKMADVVLVLEKGKIIEQGSHDELMLKNGEYARLYNLQADRYK, via the coding sequence ATGACTGCATCATCTTCGACCGGTGAAGTTTCATCTCCCGTTAGTGAAAACAAGCCACTGCCACCGCTAAAAAATTGGTTTAAGCAATTCAGCGAGGCACTGCAGGTGATGGCAGGCACGCCGCGAATTCTTCGTCTGGTGTGGCAATCGCATCGACAATTTACGGCAATTTTGATTTCCGCCAATATTGTTCTCGGCCTGGCGCCAATGGCAGAGATCTGGTCAATCAAGTTGATTATTGACGGGGTGGCGCAGTGCATAAAAACTGGAAATTTTTCCGGCACAGAGCAGGCAAACCTGGTTGGTTTGCTTGTCGTGCTGGCTTTAATCCGCCTGGTCAGCAGTTCTATGGAGCCCACGGTTCGCCTGGTTCAGGAGCAACTTGGCGATCATCTCGTTCGCGATATCAATTTGCTGATCTTGCGAAAGGCAAACAGCCTGGTTGATATTTCAGTTTTCGAAAACTCGACCTTTCACGATAAGCTGACTCGCGCACAAAATGAAGCAAGTTATAGACCGCTTGCCATACTCAGTAACGTGACGGCGATCTCGCGCTCATTCATAAGTTTGACATCAATGATCTGTGTGCTTGCGTCCTTTCAGCCCTGGTTGGCGGCTGCGGTAATAGCGCTGGCTATGCCAAATCTGATTGCTCAGATCAAGATGCAACACGAGTCCTGGGCTATTCAGAATTTTGAAATTCCCGAAGTGCGTAAAATGCGCTATTTCGCTGAAGTTCTGACGCGCGTAGAAACAGCCAGTGAAATTCGTTTGTTCAATCTTGGTGACCTGTTCATAAAGAAATACCTGGACAAGTTTGCGGAATTTCAAAAGGCTCATGCAAAACTGCGCGCCAATCACTGGATAAGGAATTTTATTCTGGCTAACATAGCGGCAGTGGGGCTGGTCGCTTCCTACTCCTATGTTGTCTTTAGTGCTCTGCGCAATGTTATTTCGCTGGGCAGCCTTTCTATGTATCTGACTGCCACAACTCAGATTGAATATCAATTGGAGATAATTATCTGGTCGATAGCGCACCTGTATCAAGGGAACTTGTTTGCAAAAAACATGTTCGACTTTCTCGAGGTGTCATCGCCCGTGGTATTGCCTGCGACTGGCGCGGCAAAACTGGTGCCGAAAAAATTTGAGCACGGCATTCGCTTTGAAAATGTCAGTTTTCATTATCCAGACAGTGAGCGCGAGGTTTTTGAGAACCTTAGTTTTGAGCTGAAAGCGGGGCAGTCGATTGCGCTGGTTGGAGAGAACGGTGCCGGTAAGACTACTATCGTCAAATTGTTGTCGCGGCTCTATGAGCCTGTTTCGGGACGCATCCTTGTTGATGGAGTGGACCTGAAAGAATACGACTTAACCAGCTGGCGGGCGAACTTGAGTGTCATATTTCAGAACTATGTACGGTTTCATCTGACAGCACGAGAGAATATCGGAGTGGGTAATGTCGATTTTCTCGACGATATGGAACGGATTGTCGCGGCTGCCGAGCGAGCTAGCGCTGTTTCTCTGATCGAGAAGTTTTCGGACAAGTACGAAACCATGTTAGGCAAATGGTTTTCTGCAGACAAAGGGACGGAGCTCTCCGGCGGTGAGTGGCAGAAAATTGCCCTGTCGCGAGCTTTCATGCGAGCCGGTGAGGGTGAAGCGCAGTTGTTGATACTGGATGAGCCAACTTCTGCGCTTGACGCACAGGCAGAATACGACATCTATCTCAGATTCTCGGAGTTGACCAGAGGCAAGACCACGCTTCTGATTTCGCACCGTTTTTCGACGGTGAAGATGGCTGATGTCGTTCTGGTCCTGGAGAAGGGAAAGATCATCGAGCAGGGCAGCCATGACGAGCTTATGCTCAAGAATGGCGAATATGCGCGACTCTATAATTTACAGGCCGATCGCTACAAATAG
- the rpsF gene encoding 30S ribosomal protein S6 — translation MRICNTNVPCLLCRTDDQRGKPLASNVIKPYEVVYIIRPNLDEDAVDRVVLAVEEFIKGTGATIETTDKKGRRRLAYEVDKMRDGYFVLTIFHAKPDAILGIKRMMTLSEDIIRSLIVIHEKESAKTL, via the coding sequence TTGCGAATTTGTAATACAAACGTCCCTTGCCTGCTTTGCAGGACAGACGACCAGAGGGGAAAACCATTGGCCAGCAACGTAATCAAACCATACGAAGTTGTCTACATCATCAGGCCAAACCTTGATGAAGACGCTGTAGACAGAGTAGTCCTCGCCGTTGAAGAGTTCATCAAAGGAACCGGCGCCACTATCGAAACAACCGATAAAAAAGGCCGCCGCAGACTTGCTTATGAAGTCGACAAAATGCGCGATGGATATTTCGTCCTCACCATTTTCCACGCGAAACCAGATGCGATTTTGGGCATCAAGCGCATGATGACACTTTCCGAAGACATCATTCGTTCCCTTATCGTCATTCACGAAAAAGAGTCGGCAAAGACTCTGTAA
- the ssb gene encoding single-stranded DNA-binding protein, translating into MSLSKIVVSGRVIRAPEKRFTPSTNVAVTEFAIAVESAPRADGATETAAVKIVTWRDLAERCAQEIKKGDLVAVDGRLQINNYQAQDGSRKRDVEIDAIAVENLTAAVGGASSASDDYAGAAEPKLARAGAKSGGPKANKSEDLDQIFASEDEIPF; encoded by the coding sequence ATGAGCTTAAGCAAAATCGTTGTTTCTGGAAGAGTGATAAGAGCGCCCGAAAAGCGCTTCACCCCATCCACAAACGTTGCAGTAACTGAATTCGCGATTGCGGTTGAATCCGCACCGCGAGCAGATGGTGCAACAGAAACTGCTGCCGTCAAAATTGTTACCTGGAGAGATCTCGCTGAGCGATGCGCTCAAGAAATCAAGAAGGGTGACCTCGTAGCCGTCGATGGACGGTTGCAAATCAACAACTACCAGGCACAAGATGGTTCACGCAAACGCGACGTTGAAATCGATGCGATTGCCGTGGAAAATCTGACTGCCGCAGTTGGCGGAGCAAGCAGCGCATCAGACGACTATGCCGGAGCGGCTGAACCGAAACTAGCTCGCGCCGGAGCTAAATCCGGTGGTCCCAAAGCGAACAAATCAGAGGATCTCGACCAAATCTTCGCTTCCGAAGACGAGATTCCGTTCTAA
- the rpsR gene encoding 30S ribosomal protein S18 produces MRQSQDSPPRRRKTCGFCADKVDFVDYKDPNRLKKFVTERGKILPRRISGNCARHQRVLTVAIKRARDIALMPYTADG; encoded by the coding sequence ATGCGTCAATCGCAAGATTCACCACCACGTCGCCGTAAAACCTGCGGCTTTTGCGCCGATAAAGTGGATTTCGTAGACTACAAAGATCCAAACCGTTTGAAGAAGTTTGTCACCGAGCGCGGCAAAATTCTTCCACGCCGCATCAGCGGCAACTGCGCGCGTCACCAGCGCGTTCTCACGGTCGCTATCAAGCGAGCCAGAGATATCGCCCTCATGCCTTACACCGCTGACGGCTAA
- a CDS encoding translation initiation factor IF-3 has translation MPLLNERIRDRELRLIDEEGNQLGIVPTREALNTARERGLDLYVVQPDANPPVAKIMDYGRFKFEQEKKARETKRKHHVVDVKEIKMRYKIEEHDYQVKLRNAQKFLNDGDKIKVLTILRGREMQHKDMAMKLMQKFADELKDLAMMDREPKMEGKSVLMILSPLPSRGGSRPAAETAEST, from the coding sequence ATGCCCCTCTTGAACGAGAGGATTCGTGACCGTGAACTCAGATTGATCGATGAAGAGGGCAATCAGCTGGGCATCGTTCCCACTCGTGAAGCACTCAACACGGCAAGAGAACGAGGACTGGACTTATACGTAGTCCAACCCGATGCTAACCCGCCCGTAGCCAAGATAATGGATTACGGTCGTTTCAAATTCGAGCAAGAAAAGAAAGCTCGTGAAACAAAGCGTAAGCATCACGTTGTCGATGTTAAAGAGATCAAGATGCGCTACAAAATTGAAGAGCATGACTACCAGGTCAAGCTCCGCAACGCTCAAAAATTCCTCAACGACGGCGACAAAATCAAAGTACTCACCATCCTGCGTGGACGCGAAATGCAACACAAAGACATGGCGATGAAATTGATGCAGAAATTCGCCGACGAGTTGAAAGACCTGGCCATGATGGACAGAGAGCCAAAAATGGAAGGCAAGAGCGTCCTTATGATTCTCTCGCCATTGCCGTCGCGTGGTGGCTCCAGACCAGCTGCAGAAACGGCTGAAAGCACATAA
- a CDS encoding 50S ribosomal protein L35 codes for MPKMKTNKAAARRFKITGTGKILRKQAGKRHINEWMSPSVKRNLRGWAPLDKTQDDNVRELFPYPKYLR; via the coding sequence ATGCCAAAGATGAAGACCAACAAGGCTGCAGCCCGCCGCTTCAAAATCACCGGCACCGGTAAGATTTTGCGCAAGCAGGCAGGTAAGCGCCACATCAACGAATGGATGTCCCCATCCGTCAAGCGCAATCTGCGCGGCTGGGCTCCACTTGATAAGACCCAAGACGACAACGTACGGGAACTCTTCCCCTACCCGAAATACCTTCGTTAA
- a CDS encoding 50S ribosomal protein L20 yields the protein MSRVKRGNVLQKRHKKILKYAKGFRGSKSKLFIAAQQAVMRAWRNSFADRRKKKRDYRSLWIARINAACRANGLSYSKFIWANDKLGVTLNRKVLAEVAVNDKEAFAALASQAKQLVDKTLAEKIESDKKAHADRQARLAKKKEAEKAREKTFAAH from the coding sequence ATGTCTAGAGTCAAACGTGGCAACGTTCTACAAAAACGCCACAAAAAAATCCTCAAGTACGCCAAAGGATTCCGCGGATCAAAATCAAAACTCTTCATCGCCGCACAACAGGCAGTGATGAGAGCATGGCGAAATTCCTTTGCTGACAGACGCAAGAAAAAACGCGATTACAGAAGTCTCTGGATCGCCAGAATCAACGCTGCGTGCCGCGCCAACGGACTCAGCTACAGCAAATTTATCTGGGCAAACGACAAGCTTGGCGTTACCCTCAACCGCAAAGTCCTTGCCGAAGTAGCTGTCAATGACAAAGAAGCTTTCGCAGCTCTGGCGTCACAAGCCAAACAGCTCGTCGACAAGACCCTGGCTGAAAAAATCGAATCCGATAAGAAAGCGCATGCAGATAGACAGGCGCGCTTAGCGAAGAAGAAAGAAGCAGAAAAAGCTCGCGAAAAAACCTTCGCTGCTCACTAA
- a CDS encoding RNA methyltransferase translates to MKINSIGSASNSLLKKVRSLQQRSGREQHGLFLLEGPKLLVEAQSKGIIIQDVIVSSSYLNSGFSASENPNIEQITVVDDKLFRDLTTTSTPCGIVSTGKIHTPQFSDCLKGTATLIAVAESVQDPGNLGTMIRAALAFGASGLIATAGSVDAFNPKVVRSAMGALFKLPVIVGMKMDDVVKRLKEENIRIIALEPTAEKPFWQLDLNQGLAFVFGNEGNGLTGEVAELADEVVTIPMAGQTESLNVAVSSAVVLFECARQRSAMKR, encoded by the coding sequence ATGAAGATCAATTCGATCGGCAGCGCCTCTAACTCTCTACTGAAAAAAGTGCGGAGTTTACAGCAGCGCTCTGGCCGAGAGCAACATGGGCTCTTCCTTCTGGAAGGGCCTAAACTGCTTGTCGAAGCGCAGTCGAAAGGCATAATCATCCAGGATGTAATTGTCAGTTCATCTTATTTGAACTCGGGATTTTCGGCGAGCGAAAATCCCAACATCGAACAGATTACTGTGGTCGACGACAAATTGTTCCGTGATCTGACCACAACATCGACTCCGTGCGGCATTGTCAGCACAGGCAAAATCCACACGCCGCAGTTTTCCGATTGCTTGAAGGGAACTGCGACACTAATTGCGGTGGCAGAATCGGTACAAGATCCGGGCAATCTAGGCACGATGATTCGTGCAGCCTTAGCCTTTGGCGCCAGCGGCCTGATTGCCACCGCAGGCAGTGTGGATGCCTTCAACCCCAAGGTTGTAAGAAGCGCAATGGGCGCGCTTTTCAAGCTGCCTGTGATTGTCGGAATGAAAATGGACGATGTTGTAAAACGTCTTAAAGAAGAGAATATTAGAATCATCGCTCTGGAGCCGACTGCCGAGAAACCTTTCTGGCAACTGGATTTAAATCAAGGACTGGCCTTCGTGTTTGGCAATGAAGGCAACGGTCTGACCGGCGAGGTAGCCGAGCTGGCGGATGAGGTAGTGACCATTCCCATGGCAGGCCAGACCGAATCTCTTAATGTTGCGGTCAGCTCCGCTGTGGTTCTATTTGAATGCGCTCGACAGCGTAGCGCCATGAAGCGGTAA
- the tatC gene encoding twin-arginine translocase subunit TatC, with translation MTTSGFEKLEEHLDSTNQAIKEDEESTEGLMTVVEHLDELRTRIIRSIAYIGVALIAMLFVTKDILTFLEKPAGDIKFQALSLEEPVLVFFKVACYAALIAASPFILFELSRFIAPGLTKRERAVMTPIVIGSPLLFIGGAAFAYYLLLPPMLNFFNSFGVGVSPINQRLDFYISLVSSILLYMGLCFQLPILIFALSFTGIVNSRMLLGIWKYAVAGITVIAAIVTPDPTAMSMLMVMAALTGLYFLSILLLKLFGR, from the coding sequence ATGACAACAAGCGGGTTTGAAAAGTTGGAAGAGCACCTGGATTCCACCAACCAGGCAATCAAAGAAGACGAAGAGTCGACTGAAGGCTTGATGACAGTCGTCGAGCATCTCGACGAACTCCGTACTCGCATCATCAGATCGATCGCATATATCGGCGTCGCTCTAATCGCAATGCTTTTCGTCACAAAAGATATTCTTACATTCCTGGAAAAACCAGCCGGTGATATCAAGTTTCAAGCGCTGTCCCTGGAAGAACCTGTCCTGGTTTTCTTCAAAGTTGCCTGTTATGCGGCTTTGATTGCCGCGTCGCCATTCATCTTGTTCGAGCTATCGCGCTTCATCGCGCCCGGCTTGACGAAAAGAGAGCGCGCCGTGATGACACCGATTGTTATTGGCAGTCCGCTTCTGTTTATTGGTGGCGCCGCCTTTGCATATTACCTGCTCTTGCCGCCAATGCTCAATTTCTTCAACTCTTTTGGAGTCGGTGTCAGTCCCATCAACCAGAGACTCGATTTCTATATCTCCCTGGTTAGCTCGATCCTCTTATATATGGGATTGTGTTTCCAATTGCCAATCTTGATATTTGCGCTGTCATTCACAGGCATCGTCAATTCGCGCATGCTTCTGGGTATCTGGAAATACGCAGTTGCCGGCATTACCGTCATAGCTGCCATAGTCACTCCCGACCCGACCGCGATGTCTATGCTCATGGTCATGGCGGCTCTGACCGGATTGTATTTCCTGTCCATTCTTTTGCTGAAATTGTTCGGGCGCTGA
- a CDS encoding M50 family peptidase, which produces MLDPSVIFTQDFVIIIVVPLMLYTIKMAWEQRHSLWDIDLTTADRHLLMQITMFVLMPVVVFFHECGHAVTTLLCGGKIAEFHYGVLWGYVRPSGFFTPEQELMILLAGSGVQIAIGLLAFVASLFIASPPVVAILTYLALWSIAGTAIVYALMSALGMYGDWQLIYSTPVTSWLPYIAAIHAIIVIALIYAFTGKAPALWFAARTRPNWENKRQLILDDLKDHPSADRYLDLGWHYYAAGLLRFAEEAADTSLKLNPKFADPIYLKAWIDVERNKIPQAQAILTELSQNPHASAILKSRSLMAVGQLEERVIQTKTKNGPVPPEMWKMPLEVFSAAARLAPEFGDARFYRARALNKAGLHMMALDELGQLENARWLDSRLGELVQKEIDLAIKLSDPAE; this is translated from the coding sequence ATGCTCGATCCTTCAGTCATCTTTACGCAAGACTTTGTCATCATCATCGTCGTGCCGCTCATGCTGTACACGATTAAAATGGCATGGGAACAACGTCACAGCCTCTGGGATATTGATCTAACCACAGCCGACCGACATCTGCTCATGCAAATTACGATGTTCGTGCTCATGCCTGTCGTCGTCTTTTTCCATGAATGCGGTCACGCGGTAACGACACTACTGTGCGGCGGAAAAATCGCCGAATTCCACTATGGCGTACTCTGGGGCTACGTGAGACCGTCTGGATTTTTTACACCCGAGCAAGAACTGATGATTCTTCTTGCCGGAAGCGGTGTGCAGATAGCAATTGGACTGCTGGCTTTCGTCGCCTCTCTATTCATCGCCTCACCGCCGGTGGTGGCGATCCTGACTTACCTGGCATTGTGGTCTATTGCTGGAACCGCCATTGTCTATGCCCTGATGTCGGCACTCGGCATGTACGGCGACTGGCAGTTGATTTACTCGACACCAGTGACATCGTGGCTTCCATATATAGCCGCCATTCACGCCATTATAGTAATTGCGCTCATTTATGCTTTCACAGGCAAGGCGCCCGCCTTGTGGTTTGCAGCCAGGACGCGCCCCAACTGGGAGAACAAACGTCAACTTATCCTGGATGATTTAAAGGACCACCCCAGTGCCGACCGTTATCTGGATCTGGGTTGGCACTACTATGCAGCCGGTTTGCTCAGGTTCGCCGAAGAAGCAGCTGACACGTCCTTGAAATTGAATCCGAAATTCGCCGATCCTATATATCTAAAAGCCTGGATTGATGTAGAACGAAATAAAATCCCACAGGCTCAGGCGATTTTGACTGAACTGAGCCAGAATCCTCATGCCTCGGCGATCCTCAAATCGCGTTCACTGATGGCAGTCGGTCAACTGGAAGAGCGGGTCATTCAAACGAAAACCAAAAATGGACCTGTGCCTCCTGAGATGTGGAAAATGCCCCTGGAGGTTTTCAGTGCCGCCGCGAGGCTCGCACCCGAATTTGGCGATGCCAGGTTTTACCGGGCCCGGGCGCTTAATAAAGCTGGGCTTCACATGATGGCCCTTGACGAATTGGGTCAACTGGAAAACGCCAGATGGCTGGATTCCCGGCTTGGTGAGCTGGTTCAGAAGGAAATCGATTTGGCAATAAAGCTTTCGGACCCGGCGGAATAA